A genomic stretch from Longimicrobium sp. includes:
- a CDS encoding efflux RND transporter periplasmic adaptor subunit yields MMPARRTAAAVVAALVVALLGGAIYDRTRDAQAAPGTPEKGSKPLVQTSASTSFDSDVAIPVQGTAATRGELVMAVSAAGQAEAWQKAVLVAQVNGRIATLGVREGDGVRSGQGVVGLDGAEYALAVEEAQAALREAQSKYREATLFDEQITDASVRADRQAAARARSGLDAADVRLRRARLDLARTRLGAPFAGRVASLKVVPGQWVRQGDELMTVVSLDPIRVEVQVLESEIAHLTAGRTATVSFAAFPDERFTGRVQTINPIVESGTRTARVTVLVPNPGGRILPGMYARVSLEARRYANRVMVPRSAILERDRRTMLFVYEGSGSEGLAKWRYVTTGLQNDGFVEIVSNPDTDSVAPGETVLTEGHYTLIHDARVRLVDDAKAEGGRP; encoded by the coding sequence ATGATGCCAGCAAGACGCACCGCCGCCGCCGTCGTGGCTGCCCTCGTCGTCGCCCTGCTCGGGGGCGCCATCTACGACCGCACCCGCGACGCCCAGGCCGCGCCCGGCACCCCGGAGAAGGGGTCGAAGCCGCTGGTGCAGACCTCCGCATCCACCTCGTTCGACAGCGACGTCGCCATTCCCGTGCAGGGAACGGCAGCCACGCGCGGCGAGCTGGTGATGGCGGTCAGTGCGGCGGGGCAGGCCGAGGCGTGGCAGAAGGCGGTGCTGGTGGCGCAGGTGAACGGGCGCATCGCAACGCTGGGCGTGCGCGAGGGCGACGGCGTCCGCTCCGGCCAGGGCGTGGTGGGGCTGGACGGCGCCGAGTACGCGCTGGCGGTGGAAGAGGCTCAGGCGGCGCTGCGCGAGGCGCAGAGCAAGTACCGCGAGGCCACGCTGTTCGACGAGCAGATCACCGACGCCTCCGTCCGGGCCGACCGCCAGGCCGCCGCGCGCGCGCGCAGCGGGCTCGACGCGGCCGACGTGCGGCTGCGGCGCGCCCGGCTGGACCTGGCGCGCACCCGGCTGGGCGCCCCCTTCGCGGGCCGCGTCGCTTCGCTGAAGGTGGTTCCCGGCCAGTGGGTGCGGCAGGGCGACGAGCTGATGACCGTCGTGTCGCTGGACCCCATCCGGGTAGAGGTGCAGGTGCTGGAAAGCGAGATCGCGCACCTGACGGCCGGCCGCACCGCCACCGTCAGCTTCGCCGCGTTTCCCGACGAGCGCTTCACCGGCCGTGTGCAGACCATCAACCCCATCGTGGAGAGCGGCACCCGCACCGCGCGCGTCACCGTGCTGGTGCCCAACCCGGGCGGCCGCATCCTTCCCGGGATGTACGCGCGCGTTTCGCTGGAGGCGCGGCGCTACGCCAACCGCGTGATGGTGCCCCGCAGCGCCATCCTGGAGCGCGACCGCCGCACCATGCTCTTCGTGTACGAGGGCTCGGGGAGCGAGGGCCTGGCCAAGTGGCGCTACGTGACCACGGGGCTGCAGAACGACGGCTTCGTGGAGATCGTCTCCAACCCCGACACCGACAGCGTGGCGCCCGGCGAAACGGTGCTCACCGAAGGCCACTACACGCTCATCCACGACGCGCGCGTGCGCCTGGTGGACGACGCCAAGGCCGAGGGCGGACGCCCGTAG